A DNA window from Candidatus Parvarchaeota archaeon contains the following coding sequences:
- a CDS encoding DNA topoisomerase VI, which produces MAKKNEQAKAAKNQAGALGSQDVLSRLVGLGGQMIDEIDRGSTPSFEAPSRGRSNVKYDESVGCLRLGDRTEERVFVNVGQARKFMQTVAVANKCKKFLDEGAHTSIRGLFYQLKFSLGENVDEELFSEQSESNPLIEDLEVALTVKREDLNLYTDRKGVVAGSMKIKDKFGGEETTIDCSKQGRAGYAIPSDVDNNMQFLDVDADYVLVVEKDAMWQRLNEDKFWKKENCILVTPKGQASRGTRRLVRKLASMKLPVYVFTDCDAWGWYIYWAIKTGSMNLAYLANDIAVPEARFIGVTMKDIKDYSFLGNLTIKAKDVDIKRAEEMLTYPWISRHKEWVEELKAVLSTKRKIEQDALQGPRLSFVSEYLKEKISNKKLLP; this is translated from the coding sequence ATGGCCAAGAAGAATGAGCAGGCAAAAGCCGCCAAAAACCAGGCAGGGGCACTTGGAAGCCAGGATGTACTCTCCAGGCTAGTAGGCCTTGGCGGGCAGATGATAGATGAGATTGACAGAGGGTCAACCCCAAGCTTTGAAGCGCCTTCAAGGGGCAGGTCAAATGTCAAATACGATGAATCGGTTGGCTGCCTGAGGCTTGGGGACAGGACGGAAGAGAGGGTTTTTGTCAATGTCGGCCAGGCCCGCAAATTCATGCAGACTGTGGCTGTTGCCAACAAGTGCAAAAAATTTCTTGACGAGGGGGCCCACACATCAATCAGGGGTCTGTTTTACCAGCTGAAGTTTTCCCTTGGTGAAAACGTCGATGAGGAATTGTTTTCAGAGCAGTCGGAGTCAAATCCGCTTATAGAGGACCTGGAAGTCGCCCTTACAGTCAAGCGTGAAGACCTCAACCTTTACACTGACCGCAAAGGAGTTGTTGCAGGCAGCATGAAAATCAAGGATAAATTCGGGGGCGAGGAGACTACGATAGATTGCTCAAAACAGGGCAGGGCAGGCTATGCAATCCCCTCAGACGTTGACAACAACATGCAGTTTTTGGATGTGGATGCCGATTATGTTCTGGTTGTCGAGAAGGATGCCATGTGGCAAAGGCTAAATGAGGACAAATTCTGGAAGAAGGAAAACTGCATCCTTGTCACTCCAAAAGGCCAGGCATCAAGGGGCACAAGGCGCCTTGTTAGAAAACTTGCCAGCATGAAGCTTCCAGTCTACGTGTTCACTGACTGTGATGCATGGGGTTGGTACATTTACTGGGCCATCAAGACAGGCAGCATGAACCTTGCTTACCTTGCAAATGACATCGCAGTCCCGGAGGCAAGATTCATCGGAGTGACCATGAAGGATATTAAGGATTATTCATTTCTTGGCAACCTGACAATCAAGGCAAAGGACGTGGACATAAAAAGGGCGGAAGAAATGCTTACCTATCCCTGGATTTCAAGGCACAAGGAATGGGTTGAGGAGCTAAAAGCGGTGCTTTCCACAAAAAGGAAAATTGAGCAAGACGCCTTGCAAGGCCCGCGCCTTTCATTCGTCTCCGAGTATCTCAAGGAAAAAATCAGCAATAAAAAGCTCCTCCCATGA